ACGGTACTGAAACGGATGCGCCGTAAATATACAACCGAAGAGTTCTATAACAAGATGGGCTTGATTCGTCAAGCCATGCCCGATGTGGGCATTACGACGGACGTTATCGTTGGCTTCCCTGGCGAAACCGATGAGATGTTCCGTAACGGCTATGACTTGATGAAGGCAATTCAGTTCTCCGAGATGCATGTATTCCCGTATTCGAAGCGTACCGGTACGCCGGCAGCTCGGATGGAGGATCAGGTGGACGAGGAAGTGAAGAATGCACGTGTGCATGATTTGATTGACTTGTCGGAGCAGCTGCAGCTTTCTTATGCTGAACGTTTTGTGGGTCAGATTCTGGAAGTGATACCGGAGCGCGAGTACAAGGGTGCTCCTAATGGCGGAAAGATGCAGGGTTATAGCGATAATTATCTGCAGCTTGTTTTCAACGGATCGCCTGATCTCGAAGGCAAACTGTGCCGCGTAAAAGTAACCAAAGCTGGTGTAAATGAATGCGAGGGCGAACTCCTCAGCGTCATAGATCATGGACTAAAGGCAGCTGCCCAGTAATTCCAATAGCGGCCATACCAGACAAGGATTTCATTTCCTGGCTACCGGAAGTGGAATCCTTGTTGTACATGAAGGAGGAATAGGACATGACATATACACAGATTTCCGCAGGCGGCGTGGTATACCGTCATCATGAAGGGGCGCTTCAGATCCAGCTTATTTTGGACCGTTATGGAAAAACCTCGCTTCCCAAGGGCAAGATGGAAGCCGGTGAAACCGTCGAGCAGACTGCACTTCGAGAAATTTGCGAGGAGACAGGTATAGTCGGATCCATCACCTCTCCAGTGGACATTATTGCATATAAATACCATCATCCCGAATTCGGCCAGGTGGACAAGGAAGTCCATTACTATCTGGTTAAAGCAGAAAAAGGTAGCTTAAAACCCCAAATCGAGGAAATCAACGGCGTGGACTGGTTTGAGCCTTTGGCCGCATGGAGGAAGCAGCGCAGCAACGGATATAACAACAATGATATCATCCTGCGTAAAGCGCTAATGCTGCTTGAGGTTAGCATTCCTGCGGATGAAGATATGAAACTTTAGGTCTTTGCCCGCTTGTTCCAGAAGGGCAGATAGCATAGTGGAAGCGCAATAAGCGAGCATACGATATTAAATAAGGTTTGCGCATGGGCGATTTGTCCGGCAGGATCCGCCGCTAACCATCCGGATACGGTGGTTAAGCCTGATATGAACGGAGTAAAGAGCAGAACACCGCCGATATTCAGCCCCATATGGGACCAGGCCACGAATCGCCCTGCTCGGGTACTGCCAATCGCTGCTATAAGTGCTGTTGCGCAGGTGCCGACATTGGAGCCCAGAACGATGGCAACGCCGATCTCCGGAGGCAGCGCACCGCTGGCTGCAAGCCCCATAGCCATAGCGATGACAGCTGCGCTGCTGTGCATCAGAGCAGTCAATATCGTTCCGGCTGCTATACCCCAGAGGACGCTCCGCGAAGCGTGGTCCAGGAACCACTGGAATAAATCGAGGCTTTGCAGAGTCGGACCAATAGACTGCATGAATTGTATAGCAAGCAGCACCAGTGAGAATCCGGCCACAGCGAGGCATAAAAACTGACTGCGGATCAAATTGTTTTTTACCTTGTCGTAGCTCGGAGGCACGCGCTCGCTGACGATTACGGCCCCGACCCATAGCATGAGCGAGAGGACAAGCAGAGGCATGGCGGCTTGTCCAATCTGCAGGCTGATGAGCTCGGTGGTTACCGTTGTGCCGATGTTCGTGCCGAGAATAATGCCCAAAGTACCGGCGAGGCTCAACAATCCGGCATTGGCGAAACCTATTGCCAGCACGGTAACGGCGGTACTGCTTTGCAGCAGGGCCGTGACCGCTGTGCTGGCGATCATGCCTTTCAGGGGCGTGGATGTCGCTTTATGGAGCCACTTATGCAACAGCGGACCGGCCCAGCGTTGGAGCGCAACCTCCATGACCTTCATGCCGAACAGGAACAGGACAAGACCATAACAGATGGGAAACCAGAGTGAGGATAGCATGATGTTCTCCTTTTAGAGGTTGTTCAAAAAGCTCTCTTTTGATAAGAAAACCAATCGAGGCCAATCAAGGATGAGCGACCGCGATTAGGTTTTCTTGCGATATAGAATTTCATCAGCTCTGCTGATAACGAATAAATTCTATATCTAACACGAAGTGAATCAGGAAAGTCACTCAGCATCGAATCGATAGACTTTTATCTTAATTACGTATATGACCCTTGGTGGACATGCATGCCTATTGAAATGGCCAGGGGATAACTTAAGGAGTGAAATAACGTGCCATCGGTAATTTTGGAGCGCAGTCGAAAAAAGAGACTGGAGCAGGGGCATCCCTGGGTTTATAAAAGCGAGATTGCCTCTGTCGAGGGTGAACCCAAGCCGGGTGATATCGTATCGGTATTAAACCATCAAGGCCGTTTTCTCGCTTCCGGTTATTACAACCCGCAATCTCAAATCACCGTACGCACCGTTTCGTATGAGCCGGTTGAGACGATGGACAAGACCTTTTTTGCCGCCAGGTTTCAGGAATGCCTGAAACACAGGGAACGGTTTATCGGAGATGAGAACGCCTACCGGCTGGTATATGGCGAGGCGGATTTTCTGCCAGGGCTGATTGTGGACCGGTTTGATGACGTACTGGTCATCCAGCTGCTGACGCTGGGCATGGATCGCTGCCGTGAGGATATCGTGAACGCGCTTGTCGAGGTGGTCCAGCCAAAAGGAATCTATGAACGAAGCGATGTATCCATCCGGGAATTGGAAGGTCTGGAACAGCGCACGGGTATTCTCTACGGGAAGTGTCCTCGCCACGTGACGGTGACGGAGAACGGCTTGAAGATCAAAGTGGATATTGAAGAAGGTCAGAAGACGGGATATTTCTTTGATCAGCGCGAGAACCGGGCATCCATAAAACCGTTAATGAAGGGTTGGGGAGACCGCAGCGGGATCGCGCTTCAGACTGTGGAACGGGACGGTGAGATGAAGTCCTTGCCGGTGAACAAAAGCGGAAAAGAAGTCACGTTTCCCTATTGGGACGGTGCTACGGTGCTGGAGTGCTTTTCGCATACGGGCAGTTTCACGCTGCACGCATGCCTTTATGGGGCCAAGAAAGTAACCTGTCTTGACATATCGGAGCATGCTATCGAAAGCGCCAAAGAGAATGTGGAATTGAACGGATTCCAGGATCGCGTGGAGTTTGTAGTGGACGATGCTTTCCAATATTTGCGCAACCAGGTAAAAGGCTTGGAAGAACGTGAGCAGCGTGCGCAAGGGGATCAGAAAGTGGATACCTCCAAACCGCTGACCGCGGGAGGTGGACGTTCCTGGGATGTGGTCATTCTGGACCCGCCGGCGTTTGCCAAAACCAGGTCTGCTGTCAAGGGAGCTTGCCGGGGATATAAGGACATCAACCTTCATGGAATGAAACTGGTGAATGAGGGCGGTTATTTGGTTACGGCAAGCTGCTCGTACCATATGCGGCCGGATTTGTTCCTGGAGACGATTCAGGATGCTGCAAAAGATGCCGGCAAAATTCTAAGACTCGTGGAATGGCGTGCGGCTGGCAAGGATCACCCGCAAATTCTCGGGGTCGATGAGGGGCATTATTTGAAATTTGCCGTGTTTGAAGTGCGCAGCAAATCAAAGCTGTAAACTGCCACAGCTATAGCGGTTGATGCGAAGGATTTTGCCATGGTGGGTAAACCACGATGGCAGGATCCTTTTTTGTATGTCCGCAATATTTTGGAATGGGAATGAAATCCAAACGTATGTTCCATCAAACGATACTTATGCTATACTAGTAATCAACATCTTTTTTGATAGACAACGAACCAAAACGTGGATTTCATATGAATTTTGATACATTTGACTTATAGATTCAAGGGCATGATTTCACCGGAAGTGCAGCTTGTTTTGAAGGGTGAAGGAGTCCCTTTCGAAAGACGATGTAAAGGGGGCATAGCATGAGCATTCAATTTGTTATCGGCAGGTCGGGCAGCGGCAAGAGCACGTCGATCCGCCAAGAGATGATCGAGCGATTGGAGCAAGATCCCAGGGGGAATCCGATGATACTGATCGTTCCCGAACAAGGGTCCTATGAAGCAGAGCATGCACTCGTTAATGCGGGAGGCATTCGCGGGATAATGCGCGCGCAAGTGCTTAGTTTCCGTCGACTGGCTTACCGCGTCATGCAGGAAAGCGGCGGGGCCGCAAAGGTGGCGATCAGTGAAGAAGGCAAGCGCATGCTGCTGTACAAAATTTTACGGAGGCGCAAAGAAGAGCTCCAATTGTTCGGTGCTTCGGGAGAGCAGCATGGTTTTGTCGGTAAGCTGAGCGAGTTGTATACGGAAATGAAGCGCTATTGCATTGACGCATCCTGCGTAGAGGAGCAGCTGGGACAGATGATATCTGGCTCCGGGAATTCACCGATACTTCGGCGCAAGCTGGAGGACATCGTAACGGTCTTTCATGATTTTGAGCTTGAGATTTCACGGTTCTACATGGATGAGGAAGATACGCTGGCCTCATTAGCAGCGGGAGTGACCCAATCGGACTATATCAAGCGCGCCGACATTTGGATCGATGGTTTCCATGGTTTTACGCCGCAGGAGTACCGGGTGCTCCGGGAAATTATGGCCCATGCCAACCATGTAACGATTGCGTTGACACTGGACAAGCCTTATACGAACGGCAATGTTCCGCATGAGCTGGATCTCTTTCATCCTACCGCAGTGACGTACATAAAGCTTAAAGGCATTGCTGATGAGATGGGGTTGGATATGGAGCATCGTATTCTGCAACCCGATGTTCTTCCACGGTTTCAAGAATCCCCTTTGCTTGCCCACCTCGAGCGCGGTTATGATCGGAAGAAACGTTGGACGGAAGCTGCCCGAGATGGAAATACAGTAAGCAATCCGGACGGCAGCAGGACAGGTCTTCTTCTGCATTCTGCCAGTCACCGCCGGGCTGAAATCGAAGGAGCTTTACGTGAAATGGTTCGTCTCGCCCGGGAAGAAAGAGCACGATACCGGGAAATGGCCGTGTTTGTCCGGAATATGGGAGAATATGAGCACCTGATAGGTCCTTTGTTCAAGGAACACGGTGTTCCTTATTTTCTTGATCAGAAGCGGAGCGAGTTGCACCATCCGCTGGTCGAATTTATTCGATCTGCTCTTGATGTCATTGGACGCCGCTGGCGTTACGAGGACGTATTCCGCTGCGTGAAGACGGATCTGCTGCTGCCGCTGGACGGTTCGCTTACCCGTGAGGACATGGATCGTCTGGAGAACCACGTGCTGGCTTCCGGAATTCAGGGTTCGCGCTGGACGGATGGCCGCCCGTGGAGGGGAATTCCAAGCCTCTCATTAGAGGATGGCGAGAGTGAGGTGCGCAATCCGGATGGTATGCAGGCGATTGAGTATGCCAGAAAGGTGATTACGGAGCCGCTGCATGCGTTTGAGAAGCGGATGAAAAAGGCAACGAGTGCAATGGATCAGAGCACTGCAGTCTATCGGCTTCTGGAGGAAACCGCTGTTCCCGAAAAGCTGGAGCTGTTAAGCCGCGCTGCTCTGGATGCCGGGCGTCCTGAGGAAGCGAGGGAGCATCGCCAGGTATGGGGGGCTGTGCTTGACCTGCTCGACCAGATTGTGGAGATGATGGGTGCGGAGAAGCTCAGCACCGAATTGTTCACGGGCGTGCTGGGCACGGGACTTACGGAGATGAAAATGGCTCTGGTGCCTCCATCTCTGGATCAAGTGCTGATCGGCAGCATGGATCGGACACGGACGGGCGGGGTGAAATATGCTTTTCTGCTCGGCATTAACGATGGTGTACTCCCAGCCCAGTTTAAGGACGATGGGATCCTGACAGAACCGGAGCGTGTTCAGCTCGAAGACCGTGGATTGGAGCTTGCTCCAAGCATATCCCGAAGACTGCTGGATGAACGGTTCCTGATTTATAATGCTCTGACTTCGGCCAGCAAGCAGCTTTGGGTCAGCTATCCTGCGGCAGATGATGAAGGCAAGACGTTACTGCCATCCGAGGTCATCCGCCATTTGAAGCTGATGTTTCAGATGGAAGAGGTGCCTTTGTTTCCAAGACCGCATGCCGGGCAATCAGCCTGCGAGCAGGAGCATTATGCGTCACGTCCTAATAAGACGTTGGCTTACTTGACGGGTCGGCTACGGGACTGGAGAAATGGAGAGGAGATTCCGAACATTTGGTGGCATGTGTACAATTGGTACGCGGAACGGCCGGATTTAAGGTCGCGTCTTTCTTCGATGCTCTCGTCCTTGTCTTACCGGAATGAAGCCCGGCCACTTAAGCAGGAAACGAGCAGGCAGTTGTACGGAACGAAGCTGCGGACAAGCGTATCTCGGATGGAGCGCTTTGTTGCGTGCCCGTTTTCCCATTTTGCCTCCCATGGATTGAAGCTGAGAGAACGGCAGCTGTACCGTCTTCAGGCTCCTGACATCGGACAGCTATTTCATGCTGCCTTGAGCAGCATGGCCATGAAGTTTCAATCCCAGCATCGAAGCTGGGGAGACCTGACCGCGGAGGAATGCTTGCGCGAGGCGGAAGCGACCGTCGATCGGCTTGCTCCCATGCTGCAGGGTGAAATCCTGCTTAGCTCCAAGCGATATGGATATATTTCGCGCAAGCTGAAAAATATCGTGGGCAGAGCATCCGTGATTCTGGGTGAACAAGCAAGGCGCGGCAAATTCGAGCCGATCGGTCTTGAGCTTGATTTCGGTCCAGGGAAGCCGCTGCCACCCCTGACGTTTGAATTGCCGAACGGGGTCAAGATGGAGATTGTCGGGCGCATTGACCGGGTCGACATGGCACGCGGAGAGCATGGGATCATGCTTCGGGTCATCGATTATAAATCCAGCCAGAAGGATCTGCGATTGCATGAGGTCTATTACGGATTATCCCTGCAGATGCTGACCTATCTGGACGTGTTGCTGACGTTTGCGGAGGACTGGCTCGGTGAACAGGCTTTGCCTGCGGGAACCTTGTATTTCCACGTTCATGATCCAGTTCTGCAATCTGCAAACGGCATGACGCCGGAGCAGGCGGCAGAGGAGCTGCTCAAACGTTACAAAATGAAGGGCTTGCTGCTGGCAGACCGCGAAGCGGTTTCCCTCATGGATTCTTTCCTTGAAAAAGGACACTCGGCTATTCTGCCTGTCGCCGTCAAAACGGACGGAAGCTTCTACAGCAGCGCAGCCGTGGCAACACCTGACCAGTGGGAGACCTTGTTGTCCGCCGTGCGGGAGAATATGCTGAATATCGGCTCCAGAATTACGGGGGGCGATGTCGCGATTGTGCCGTACCGGATTCAGCAGGAGACCGCCTGCACGTACTGTTCCTTCCGGCCTGTATGCCAGTTCGACGACGCAATTGAGGGCAGCGAATATCAGCTGCTGGGTAAACCGGGTAAAGATCAGGTTTGGGATATGCTTGGACATCCGAAGGGAGGAGAGAGCCGGTGAGAGAGATGATAGCAAAACCCGAGGGCAGCATGTGGAGTGACGACCAGTGGAAAGCCATCGCGCTGTCGGGCGATGATATGCTGGTTGCAGCTGCAGCAGGTTCAGGGAAGACCGCCGTGCTGGTTGAACGGATCATTCGCAAAATCCTCGACGATTCCGCGGGGTTCAGCGTAGACCGGCTTCTAGTAGCTACGTTTACCAAGGCTGCGGCTGCCGAAATGCGGGGACGGATTCGGGAAGCGCTTGACCGTGAGCTGGACCGGGAACCGGACAATGAGCATATCCGGCGTCAGCTTGCTTTGCTTGGTAGGGCGTCAATTACAACGCTGCACTCCTTTTGCATGGAAGTCATTCGGCGATATTATCAGTTAATACCGCTGGATCCGGGATTCCGCATTCTGAATGAACATGAGGCGGATTTAATGCGGCAGGATATGCTGGAGGAGCTGTTTGAAGAGAAATACGGCGAGGCCGAGGGCGACCAGGAAAGTCGGTTTCTTCATTTGGCGGACTGGTTCAGTGGCGAGCGAACGGACGACGCGCTGTACCGTCTCGTTCAGCGCCTCTATGATTTCTCCCGCAGCCATTCCTGGCCGGCACACTGGCTAAGGGAAACGGCTGCCGGCTTCCAGGTACAAGATACGGAGGCTCTCGGACAAACGCCATGGGTTCAAAGCATTTTGGCTGATGCCCGTCTGGCTCTGAATGGAGCGGCTGGCTTGCTGCAGCAAGCCAGGGCGATCGCCATGCAGCCGGGAGGGCCTGCACCGTATGTGGACAATCTCGATGAGGACTTGCGATTGGTCGCCTCCCTGCTTGAGGCCATCGATAGTTCGCCGTGGGAATCGTTGTACGGCATTTTTCGCGAGGCGTCTTTCGGCAAGCTCAAATCCGTTCGGAAGGATGAGGTGCTGCCGGAGCTTCAGGAACAGGTTAAGGAACTGCGCGACAACGTGAAGAAAATCGTCAATGAGCTGAAAAGTGCATTGTTTGGCCGTCCGGCATCGGAATTTTTGCAGGAACTTCACACGGCAGCGCCGCTGATGATGGAGCTGGCCGAGACGGTTATCGCTTTTGGCGAGCGATATCGTGAGGCCAAAGCGGCCAAAGGCATGGTCGACTTTAACGACCTTGAACATTACTGCCTTCATATTCTTCGTCACCCTGATTCCGTCCCGGGGCATATGATGCCTTCCGATGCGGCGATGGAATACCGCGAGCAGTTTGATGAAGTGCTGCTCGACGAATATCAGGATACGAACAGCGTACAGGAAGACATTGTACGATTGATCTCCAGGGAAATGCCGGGGAACCGGTTTATGGTCGGTGACGTGAAGCAGAGTATTTATCGGTTCCGCTTGGCGGAGCCGGGATTGTTTCTCGATAAATATAAGACGTTTTCTTCCGACGCAAGCACGACCCAAGCCGGCATCCGGATTGATCTGGCCCGTAATTTCCGCAGCCGGATGGAAGTTGTGGATGCCGTCAATTTGTTGTTCCGGCAGATCATGAATGAATCCGTAGCCGAGATTGCCTATGATGCTCGAGCGGAGCTTGTATGCGGCGCATCCTTTCCGGAGCAGGAGGTTCAGGGCGGTACGAACCCTTACACGCCTGAATTGCTCCTGATCGACCGTCTTGGAAAAGGGACGGAGGAGCAGTCCGAAGAATCATCTTCCGAAGAGGACGGGGTTCATCTTGAGGTTGAGGCGCTTGAGATGGAAACCGCCCAACTGGAGGCTCGCGCCATTGCCCGCAGAATTCGTGAGATGACAGGCGAAAACGGGAAGCCGCTCATGGTGTACGATAAAGGACTGAAATCGATGCGGCCCGCGGAGTATGGGGACATGGTTATTTTGCTTCGCTCAGCCATGGTATGGGCACCGTTAATTATAGAGGAACTGCGGCAGGAAGGGATTCCGGCGTTCGGCGAGCAGAACAAAGGGTACTTTCAGGCGACGGAAGTGGAGATCATTTTATCGCTGCTGCAGGTGATTGATAATCCCCGTCAGGATATTCCCCTGGCTTCCGTATTGCGCTCGCCGATACTCGGATTATCCGAGGAAGAGATGGCACAGGTGCGTCTGTGTGCCAAAGGGACTTACTACGATGCGCTTAAGGCAGCAGTCGCGTTAAGTGTCGTCCCGCCGGTCATGGATTTGGCCCGCCCTGTGGGCTTCGTGGATGGCAAATGGACGCCGGGTGTAGAACTGGAAGGTTTAGCCGAAGCAGCAGCAGGTCATGAGTTCGTGGCAGGCAGCCTTCTTTCGGATGCTCCGTTATCAGCTGAAGGTCAGAATATCGAAATATCTCCGGAGCTTAGCTCAAAACTTGGATTGTTTATGGATCGGCTTCAGCGCTGGCGGCAGGAAGCGCGCACAGGAAGTTTGAGTGATCTGATCTGGGGAATTTTCAGTGAAACCGGCTACTTGGATTGGGTTGGCGGTCTACCTGGCGGCAAGCAGCGTCAGGGCAATCTGACCGCCTTGTATGACCGGGCCGTGCAGTATGAACAGGATACAGCCTCCAGAGGTCTCTTCCGTTTCCTGACCTTTATCTCCCGGCTCCGGGAGCGTGGCGGGGATCTCGGCACTGCCGGCGGTACGGAAAGCCAGGGCAATGCGGTACGGTTGATGACCATTCACAAGAGCAAGGGGCTGGAATTCCCGGTTGTTTTTGTAGCGGGATTGTCCAAAAATTTTAACCAGCAGGATTTGAATTCCCCTTTCCTTATGCATAAGGAGCTTGGCTTTGGACCGAAGTTTGTGGATGAAGGCATGCGCGTCAGCTATCCCACGCTGCCTAACCTGGCGATCCGGCGCAGGTCGCAGCTGGAGCTGTTAGCTGAGGAGATGCGTGTGCTCTACGTTGCCCTTACGCGGCCTAAAGAGAAGATGATTCTGGTCGGCACGGTGAAGGATTTGCCGAAGAAGGTGGCTGCGTGGGCACAAGCCGATTTTAACCCGGAGCTTCTTCTGCCGGATTACGTCCTTGCCCGGGGCCGGAGTTACTTGGATTGGATCGGCCCGGCTGTGATACGCCATCCATCCGCAGGTCTGCTCCGCGAGAAGGCGGGCTTATCCGAGGAGACGAACTCACGCGTGTTTAGAGAAGATCGATCGCAATGGATATTTTCGATCGAGACGCCGGAATCCTTGGCGCAGGGCATGATCGGTATTAAGGATGACGTGCAGGCGGATAACGATGACCGGATGAATAAGCTGAATGCCCTGCGCAAGCTCGAGCCGGTTGTTCCGATGGATAGTATAGCCGAAGCGGAAGATATGGGTACGGATGATCAACGTGCAAGCATCTATGAGCGCTTGTCTTGGAAATATCGTTATGAAATGGTCAGCCAAATTTCCGCCAAAACGTCCGTAACGGAGATGAAGAAGCTGCTTGCCTTGCAGGACAGCCCCTCCCTGGATCTACTGGAGGAGCAGGCCGTAAAACGGCAGAGCAAGGAAAATATCGGGGCAGGTGCATCTTTCACACTAAGCTTGCGACGGCCGAAATTTATGGAGTCAACGAAGCTGACACCTGCGGAACGGGGAACCGTGTATCATACGATCATGCAGCATGTGCCTCTTCAACGATTGGAGGGAGCCGCGGAACCGACGCCGGAAATCGAAGACACGATCCGCTACCTTGTGGAAAAAGAAATCATAACCGGTGAGCAAACAGCCGCGGTGGAAGCGACGGAGATCAGCGGCCTGTTTGCTTGCGAGGTAGGGAAGCAGCTGCTGACTGCAGAGGATGTCTGGCGCGAGATGCCGTTTTCATATGCACTCCCCGCAGCTGAAGCATATCAAGGACTCGCTTTCATGGACCAAATCTCGGAACAAGCGGCCGAAGCAGTGCCGGATGTGCAGCTCCTTCAGGACGAAACCGTGCTGATCCAAGGGGTTGTGGACTGCCTGTTCAGGCAGGGCGGTAGACTTGTGCTGCTGGATTATAAAACGGACCGGGTGCTGGAGCATCGCGGCGGCGTTTCGGCCTTAGCAGAGCAGTATCGCTTTCAGCTTGATCTATATGCAAAGGCCTTGGAAGATATTTTAGGCGAGCCCGTTCATGAAAAATGGCTGTACTTTTTTGATGGGGGACATGCCGTTCAACTATAGTCATTTCGATTTGTTTGATTGGGAAGTTTGAAGCGGGAGAGGAGATTAGCGATGCGTATTTTGCATACCGGAGACTGGCATCTGGGGCGCGCACTTGAAGGCCGGAGCAGGCTTGCAGAGCAGGAGCGCTTTCTGGATGAACTGGTTAAGCTGGCAGATGAAGAGCAGGCCGATCTGATCCTCATGGCGGGGGATGTTTATGATTCCGTAAATCCGCCTGCGGCTGCAGAGCAGTTGTTTTATGATGCGGCCGCCAGACTTACGGAGGGGGGCCGTCCTATGGTGGTCATTGCAGGCAACCATGATCAGCCGGAACGGGTTGCATCGGTCACGCCGCTTGTTGCAACCAGGGGCATAACGCTGATTGGGACTCCCGTCGCCGATGCGATCACTGTTGCAGCGGCACGTACCGGAGAAACGGCCAAGATTGCAGCACTGCCTTATCCGTCGGAGGCCAGGCTCAATGAGCTGTTATCGATCGATGGAGATGAGGATCAGCTCCGGCGTGCCTATAGCGAGAGAGTCGGACAACTGATGAGGAAGATGGCAAGGGAATTTTCTCCGCAGACGGTCAATCTGGCCATGAGCCATATTTATGTACTTGGCGGCGTCGAGAGCGATTCCGAGCGGCCGATTCAGGTCGGTGGAGCGTACACGGTTGATCCGTTGGCACTCTCTGTAGGCGCATCCTACACGGCGCTTGGTCACCTGCA
Above is a window of Paenibacillus sp. FSL K6-1330 DNA encoding:
- the addA gene encoding helicase-exonuclease AddAB subunit AddA, producing the protein MIAKPEGSMWSDDQWKAIALSGDDMLVAAAAGSGKTAVLVERIIRKILDDSAGFSVDRLLVATFTKAAAAEMRGRIREALDRELDREPDNEHIRRQLALLGRASITTLHSFCMEVIRRYYQLIPLDPGFRILNEHEADLMRQDMLEELFEEKYGEAEGDQESRFLHLADWFSGERTDDALYRLVQRLYDFSRSHSWPAHWLRETAAGFQVQDTEALGQTPWVQSILADARLALNGAAGLLQQARAIAMQPGGPAPYVDNLDEDLRLVASLLEAIDSSPWESLYGIFREASFGKLKSVRKDEVLPELQEQVKELRDNVKKIVNELKSALFGRPASEFLQELHTAAPLMMELAETVIAFGERYREAKAAKGMVDFNDLEHYCLHILRHPDSVPGHMMPSDAAMEYREQFDEVLLDEYQDTNSVQEDIVRLISREMPGNRFMVGDVKQSIYRFRLAEPGLFLDKYKTFSSDASTTQAGIRIDLARNFRSRMEVVDAVNLLFRQIMNESVAEIAYDARAELVCGASFPEQEVQGGTNPYTPELLLIDRLGKGTEEQSEESSSEEDGVHLEVEALEMETAQLEARAIARRIREMTGENGKPLMVYDKGLKSMRPAEYGDMVILLRSAMVWAPLIIEELRQEGIPAFGEQNKGYFQATEVEIILSLLQVIDNPRQDIPLASVLRSPILGLSEEEMAQVRLCAKGTYYDALKAAVALSVVPPVMDLARPVGFVDGKWTPGVELEGLAEAAAGHEFVAGSLLSDAPLSAEGQNIEISPELSSKLGLFMDRLQRWRQEARTGSLSDLIWGIFSETGYLDWVGGLPGGKQRQGNLTALYDRAVQYEQDTASRGLFRFLTFISRLRERGGDLGTAGGTESQGNAVRLMTIHKSKGLEFPVVFVAGLSKNFNQQDLNSPFLMHKELGFGPKFVDEGMRVSYPTLPNLAIRRRSQLELLAEEMRVLYVALTRPKEKMILVGTVKDLPKKVAAWAQADFNPELLLPDYVLARGRSYLDWIGPAVIRHPSAGLLREKAGLSEETNSRVFREDRSQWIFSIETPESLAQGMIGIKDDVQADNDDRMNKLNALRKLEPVVPMDSIAEAEDMGTDDQRASIYERLSWKYRYEMVSQISAKTSVTEMKKLLALQDSPSLDLLEEQAVKRQSKENIGAGASFTLSLRRPKFMESTKLTPAERGTVYHTIMQHVPLQRLEGAAEPTPEIEDTIRYLVEKEIITGEQTAAVEATEISGLFACEVGKQLLTAEDVWREMPFSYALPAAEAYQGLAFMDQISEQAAEAVPDVQLLQDETVLIQGVVDCLFRQGGRLVLLDYKTDRVLEHRGGVSALAEQYRFQLDLYAKALEDILGEPVHEKWLYFFDGGHAVQL
- a CDS encoding exonuclease SbcCD subunit D; its protein translation is MRILHTGDWHLGRALEGRSRLAEQERFLDELVKLADEEQADLILMAGDVYDSVNPPAAAEQLFYDAAARLTEGGRPMVVIAGNHDQPERVASVTPLVATRGITLIGTPVADAITVAAARTGETAKIAALPYPSEARLNELLSIDGDEDQLRRAYSERVGQLMRKMAREFSPQTVNLAMSHIYVLGGVESDSERPIQVGGAYTVDPLALSVGASYTALGHLHRSQAVKGEGIIRYSGSPLAYSFSEAGQAKSVTLVDVSPGGAPVIEELFLSSGRPLVRWKAKGGLEEVYRWLDEGRDPEAFIDLEVSLTEAMGLADIQRLRKSRDGIVHIRPVYPEMEALELESERSRLPLPDLFRKFYQRQTGGAEPEDHLVDLFLELVEEEESDGMEVKP